GTTGACCTTGGTGGCATAAAACCAAATCTATCCTTAGATATACAGATCTCTAGTCTCAATTTACTGTCAATTAGTCTTTCCCAAAATTTTATGACACAGCTTATGAGATGGATCCCTCTATAGTTCACATATTTTGCACTCattcttcattttcttataCCTTGTTATCTTGATTGACAATAGTAGTTATACATTGgttaaaagatgaaaagaatTACCTCATAATCAACCCCTTGAATATAGATACAGTCAGGGTCAATTGTTGAGAAAGCCAGTCCTGTTATCTGCAGTACTAATGAAATCAATTAGAGTAATCTGTGGCAGCAATAATACAACAAGTAATACACGAAAACAACCATAGTCTTATCCTACTAAGTGAGGTCAGCTATATAAATCACACGAAGCCATCAAGTTTGGTTAAATACCAAATTCTTAAGGATATTATCCACCATGAGATTCCTTTTAATAAATTCCTCCAGTGTAACacgcaaaaaaaatgaaattgcttttCCAAATAATAACACTGGAAGAAAACTTAAGTACCATACGACTGAGGATAAAGTTAAAGCACTTGAAAAAAACCTAGATATCTTTCATAGTCAAAAGGTCCACTTCTGAAACAATTTGCAACTACTAGCTTCTCCCCCATGCTATACCAATATTCCATTCCCTAAGCATTTCCTTGATGATCTGCACTGTGAACTTTGACCCTTCTAAAAGACGTGAGGGCACAGAATCACTTTAGAAGTTAGTTTATATAGCAGATATTGACTTCAGTAAGCGTGAATCTGCATTTGACTGGACAACTATCTCCCACACTCCCCAGTTGCAACCGAGAGAAGGGTATTTATAGAAgctttgattgattttaaaaaaaatagtgtctTTTTGCTTTGAgaaagttttttgttttcatttacttttttatgaataagtaCAAAATTCTAACCTTTGTTTTGGTTATTTTCCCTCTTCCTATACAAATTTGTATAAGTAAGAAATAAGATGGAAACAaggaagcatttttttttaattatttgtaaaaatagaaaatgaaagtaaaaaagcATTTTCTCAAGCCTAATAGACCCTTAGTATTCCATTTCCTTATCTAGAAGATTGAAGAAAATCTAGAGCTCAAATGATTTGAAGAATAAGACATTGATTAACTAGCTGTTGGCATTGAATAATCTTAACTTGCAATTGACTACCCCATGTCTTAGAACAATTTTGAATGCACATGATTGaataagagaaaagagaagCATAATTTGATGTAAACAATGTGTTTCAACTACACCCAGGAAACTGAATATACAgtaataagaaaacaaatacaCGTATCCTAATAACACATTGAATGAATTCAAAGGTGCACCATTTGATATATTATCTGACTTGAACTTGTTATATCTAAAAATTTAAGATGATAATTtgtcttagaaaaaaataattaaatacccAAATTAAAGAATCATATTAGTTTAGTAAATCAAATAGCTACATAagcatttacaaaaaaaaaaaacactgcaAAATCATGCATAGGatattaaaatttctttaaaaaacatTCTTTGAAAGTGGTATACAAAAATGTTGAGAGAGATTGAGACAAGGTACATTGTTAAACTGACCTCATATTTTGAACAGTGCACCCATCTAGACAGTGCCGACCATCTATATCAAAATGTATTTATGGGCTAAGATTAACAAggcaatgtaaaaaaaaaaaaaaagaaggaacagTTATCATAGCTTCTATATGATATTTACGTTGATTAAATGTTAGTGACACAGTCACAGACTATAATGACATGCCAATTTTCTATTAGTTTTGTTCTGAAACCAAAACAGCAGCTAACCTGCGAGGATCATAAATAGTCACAGTACGATCAGCTCCACCCACAGCAACATTACCATTGGAAGAACTGCAAACAGCATAAAAGATATCGCCAGGGATGCCACAAATCCGATGTACACAACCaccattttctttcattctcaAGTCCCACATTGTCAGCTGCAATTATATTAACAGGTGATGGTCTAAAAGGCATACAAATTTACAAATATGAAGCATAAGGAAGAACTCATTATAAACCATGAAGCACAAACATTGACATGTGGAGACAGATTGACAGATATGGTAAAAAAGAGCGGCCCACCAAGTGGGGATCTAGGGAGGGTAGATACATGTAGTCTTACCCCCACAAACAAAGAGGTTGTTTCCAAGATTTGAACTTGTGACCTCCAAGTCACAAAGCAACAACCTTACCATTGAGTCAAGGCTTGCTTTCAACCACTGAGACACTATGCTAAAAAATATTGAACACAGATATGTTTAAAGCACCCATgccaaaataaaatgaaaaggttGAGTGAAATGAAAATGGTACATGACTAAAGCACTCATGCCTTATTTTGTCCTTTGATTATTGAAAATTGCTTAAAAGTTTAAAACAGATCTGAactcagttttttttcttttttcaaattttacatgGTCAACACTCAACACATGTTGTCAGTTTGTCATGCCAAACATGTGTCTAATGCCTGAACATAACAccaaaatggggggggggggggggtgtccATTCCATGCTTTATAATTTgcaacaaataaaaacattgaaGAAACCAATGTCTACAAATTTACCTGGCTTCCTTCTGTAATAGCTAAGGTAGAACTTTGATTTCCATTAACTCCGTCTTGCAAGAAGTTTAATGAAGTAGGGTACCAAAGCCTGAAAGGACAAATTAATTAAGAGAAATGCTCAAAAAGAAATGTGAACAGATAAAAACATTTGTCAGACAGTATTCCTTTTGCTTTTGGGGTATAGTTGTCAAAATCAAGATTGCCATCTTGAAATAGATTACCATTTTGTTTGAGAAATTTTTTCTCTATTGTCACTGAATCTGTTAGTTCAGAAAGTCCAAAGAGGAATTTGGAGTCAATATTTTCATTGCAAGCTTGGTGCATATGGCTTATATGCTCCAACTTGTGGGGGAGTGCTGAAAATAGTGATAGTGACTAGTGTATCATTGGAAAGACCAAGTCATAGGAAATAGttcaacttttttattattgttcttaatgtaaaatacatttattattttaagcaTATACATGGCAAGGATGCTTGTTGAGTATACAAACTCAAGCAATTCACAGAAACCTTTCCTAGATCTTTTCATGGTCTCTTCTCAAGTCTGTATCAAATGTTTTAGAGGTGCATGTCATCAATATTACATCAATCACATGGAAGGAATTAGAATCAGAATGAATGATGGAGAAAATATATAGATACTTATTTTACTTCCACagaattaaacatgaaaacagaaaataaaaccaCTTACGGTCGTAATGTGCGAATGTGGATGTCTTGATCATAAATATCAATGGTTTTGCAAAAACTACGGGCAACAGCAGTCTGGACAAAGGAACAATTCAATACAATTAGCAAAACCATATACAGGTATGAAGTAGTCACAGATCAGAACAAAGGCGGAGGCAAGCAGTTACTTTCTATTCGTAAGCTGACAATGAAGTCCCTTAAGTTGAAAAGACCAACCAACCTACTAAATTTTTTAGCAACCTTGTCAAATTAAAGTTCTGGTCACTGCCACAGCTTATATTCCTGTGCTATTGATTTTCTTATGACAATAGGACCAAAAATTTAAAGTAGGATTTACACTATGCTTGTCAACAGTGAATTATCAAGAGATTTAAACCacagtaaagaaaaaaattattctaggTGTCTATACAGTTCTCTAACTGTACAACTTCCCTTTTTTTGGAGTTGAAAAAGTACTTcaagatttttctaaaaaatattttgcagaTGGAACTACCATAAATGGTACAAAAGAGCTTACCATAGACCATTGATTTGGACAAAAGCAGAGTCCTGACCAACTTCCTTCCCCAATACCATTATCATGAGGCAATGCAGAAANNNNNNNNNNNNNNNNNNNNNNNNNNNNNNNNNNNNNNNNNNNNNNNNNNNNNNNNNNNNNNNNNNNNNNNNNNNNNNNNNNNNNNNNNNNNNNNNNNNNAAATCTCAGAAGGAAAATGCAAGCagccaaaattaaaatttgacaaaataggTTGTCTGGTGCTACTGATATGAGATATGATCATTTGGTGAGTTGGGAGGTGTACTGTTGTCCTAAGGAGGAAGGTTTGGATCTTGGCAGGTCCATTTCTAAGAACATTGTCTTGGGATTTTGGCGAGTAAATGGCTATGTCAACTTGATTCACAAACTCATTTGGTTATTCCCATTGATCTTTCGTGTTTTCTTCAGacgtatttaaattttttaaggagGATCTCTTATCATCTCTTATATTTGTATCCATCTTCTATCCATCTTAATGAAATCCCTTTCaccaaaaagaaacaaacaaataaataaagggCCAAAATGAGTTGACCAATTTTGACTCTTGGATGAATGAGTGGTCCCCACCTAACACTTTGTCTTATCTGACAACCACCCTTGAACCAGGGTACGTtcagactaaattttgtatatttctttCCTGATGTAGAGCCCTACTAAAGAACCCAGTAAGAAAATGAACACAAAAAATGCAGTTGATGTTTACTACCCAATTCTATTATTAACAGAATAACAGAACATTTATCTATTTTGTACTCTTAATAATTAACATGCTAGAAAGAACCTgccatataaatataattagtaaacCAATGAACAAGATATGTTATGTACGAACTAGAATTCAACCAAAGCTTTACTGGAGGTAAAAGTGTTTCAATTTCTGAAGGTAAACATAGAAGTTCTCAAAGTTCAAACGATTCAGCTGCTAAACATAGAAGTTCAAACGATAAGTTGTCAAAGGGATGAAGTTGAAGACAGTACAACAAGTGTTAAATAAGTTACAAAAAGCAAGCATCTTACAAAGAACACAGGGCACATGGTCATTTTAGGTGCTtgctttttgttaaaatatggCACTAATGCAAGATGATATTCAGGTACTTAAAAAGAACATAAGGCACAAATCACCAACTGTAATGCAGAAAAATTACTAACAAAAGGGAACCATTGCAAAATTATGGCCACTAATGCAAAATGATATTCAGGTACTAGACTCTTGAAAACAAAGACAGTGAAGGAAGaataacatattaacattatCAAAGATTAAATAAGTATATAAGCAGATCTAATCTTGTGCATACCCAATGACTTGGAACAAATCAAGCATTCAAGGTTCACCACAGTTGCATGATTTACAGATAGGAGGTATTTCCTATTCATATCCATATCCAACAAATGTCTATTTATCCATATAGCTATTTAGTAAGAGTTCATGTAGCGTGAACTGTAATCCActaaggaaaaatgaaaattatcagTTGCCATtatcaatcatcaaatattataGTCTAATCGAGAAACATGTCCTTATTTCTGAATTGGCACCACAGAACTACAGCTGTGAGAAAAACTAAAGGGAAACAGAAAATTATCCAATAATTGAGTTCGACTGTATATTTTTCCAGAAAAACATCATAATTAAAGGCCAGTATGTCTACTTCTTCAAAATAAAGTACAAGTTAAATTTAATTCTCAATGCGAGGAAAGCTAGAATGGTTAAGGTAAAACAGAAAAATGTACCTTCACCAGACGCATCTAGTTTAGACACAATGAGATGACCATATGAATCCACACTTCCCAACATTACATAGCCACAGCCTAAAACATGGcaagttaaaatataaattgctATATGCATGCAAATTTTGATGGAAGACAAATTGTGgctaaacaaaatattaaagaaatgcCCATGATGCAAAAATCACATACTCTCCACCTCAGCAAGAGCAATACTCTGAATTTCTGAACGATGAGGGCATCGACTGAGTAACGACGAGGCAATAATCTACAAGAGACCATAATATGCAAActtattaaaatgataaataagtaAACAAAAGCAAGGATGAAGCGTGTAGATTTTCTTTACAAGATTATATATACCTCAGTGTGTTCAGGTATCAATAGGCTATCTTTTCCTTCGCTGATTGAAGATTCTCCCAGAGCAATCTACAGAGTAATATAAACCATAGTTAATTAAAACAACCATTTGTAGGACTAAAAGTAGCCAACAAAGACTCAAAATAAACCAGCAAAGTGATATTTTGTGTTTTACATCAGCACAACCAATTTTCCTAAAGTCTGTTTGGATAATCTTCTCAGTAAACacttaaaggaaaagaaaataacaaagtaaaataaattaaatgtatcccataaaattaaaattatctcaTTCATAAGTTCAAATTAGCTTTTGAAGAAGCTAAATGAGAGAATTTCTATAAATTGGTTTCTACATAAGCTAATTTTCCTTGTATAAGATCACAAGTATCCTGCATTGAAGATAATCCTACTCAAGCCAAGTAGAACCACTAAGGACAGAAAAACTCTCCATATATTTAACACAACTACTTACGAAGGACTTGAACATGAGACCACTACGTTAGGCCAAACAACCCATGTCAGTTGTTCCATGCCTCACTGGTGTATAAGCTAACTTTAACTTACAAGtgaaacttatttaattttacattttttcttcttcttgtaagTGTTTATACAGAAGTTCATCTAAACAGGGCTTAACTAACAAACACCAAGGAGATACAAGGTTGGGTGGGTGGGTGGTTAAGAAAGAAGGGAAATCCCATTAACAAGAAACTAACGATTAACATTtcccgataaaaaaaaactaacaaacacCAAGAATTTTACTACTCCATTCCGAGTCTCTAATAATTACAATGCACACCAAATCACTCACTTAGatgcattttaaaacatttttttttctgttaatgGTTTCCTTTCCAGTGCCATTTTACTTTTACTACTTAAAATCACATATCGCATAAACTAAGAGGCATTTAGCCACAAATGCCTAGAGCtgaggaaagaaaaaatgagtGCTAAAACTGCAAACTTTGAAACtttgagtagaaaaaaaaatgaaaaagtatgCGTACGTGGAGCCTATAAATGTGGGGACCGGAGGCAATGTAAACAAAACAAGAACTTTGGTCCTCGCTA
The Glycine max cultivar Williams 82 chromosome 16, Glycine_max_v4.0, whole genome shotgun sequence genome window above contains:
- the LOC100803195 gene encoding uncharacterized protein, which gives rise to MLEAKCLKKAVVPSTLIQDPSPGSLQCTRLALRVSEDQSSCFVYIASGPHIYRLHIALGESSISEGKDSLLIPEHTEIIASSLLSRCPHRSEIQSIALAEVESCGYVMLGSVDSYGHLIVSKLDASGEEVDILAFSALPHDNGIGEGSWSGLCFCPNQWSMTAVARSFCKTIDIYDQDIHIRTLRPLWYPTSLNFLQDGVNGNQSSTLAITEGSQLTMWDLRMKENGGCVHRICGIPGDIFYAVCSSSNGNVAVGGADRTVTIYDPRRWSALSRWVHCSKYEITGLAFSTIDPDCIYIQGVDYEVFCGKWKESNKTFSFRGDSNWLGFSKCSDKDVLAGWCDSGSIFIADVASAI